TGGCACCTACTCCGACTCGTGGAGCTTCGCTGGCGCCAACTACATCAGCGTCGGCGCCACGTCGATCACCAATAGAATCAAGGACACTACGGCGCCGGTCATCACCAGCGTCTCGACCAACGCCCCGACCCTCTGGCCGCCCAATCACAAGATGGTCGCCGTCACCGTCAGCGCTTTGGCCAGTGATCTGGTGGGCGTGACCTCGCTGAAGATCATTAGCGCCACGAGCAGCGAACCGGACAACGGGCTCGGCGACGGCGACACCGCCGGCGATATCCAAGTCACCGGCGATCTGACGCTCAACCTGCGCGCCGAGCGTGGCGGCAAGGGCAACGGCCGCACTTACACCATTACAGTGGAAGCGAGCGACGCCGTGGGTAACAAGAGCACGAAGACCTGCACGGTCTTCGTGCCGAAGAGCCAGGGCAAGTAACTTACGTCCTCGGCTTGATCCTTCAAGAGCCCGCCCGAAACGGCGGGCTCTTTTTTTTCAGGGCACGGCGATCTGATAAAGGAGCGGCCACTTCTTGCCGGTGACGAAGATCCGGCGCGTGGTTTTGTCGTAGGCGATGCCGTTCAGCACGTCTGCGGGCGGCTGGCGCTGGTTGAGGGGCCACAACGTGGCGAGGTCCACCCAGGCCTTGACGTCGCCGGTGACCGGCGAAATCCTCGCAATCCGATCGGTCATCCACACGTTGGCCCAGATCTCACCCTCGATCCACTCGAGCTCGTTCAGCTGTGACACCGGCCGCCCCGCATCGCGCACGCGGAGGGTCCGGACCGGCGCCTGCGTCTTCGGATCCAGGAACGTCAGCGTATCGCTGCCATTGCTCATCACCAAGCCGCCGGCAGCGTCGTAGGCCAAACCCCAGCCTTCGCCCTTGTAGGCAAATGTCCGCTTCTGCGCGAACGTCTTGCGGTCGTAGACGAAGCCGCGCTGGTGCTGCCAGGTGAGCTGCAGCAGCTCGTCCCCGACGAGTGCCAGGCCCTCTGCGAAGTATTCGTCGGGAATCTTGATCTGCTGCAGCACCTTGCCGGACGCGATTTCCACCCGCCTGACAGATGACTCGCCATTCAGCCCGGTACTCTCGTAGAGCTGGCCGTCGGCGAACACGAGCCCCTGCGTGAACGCCGTAGGATCGTGCGGATAGGTTGCGACGAGCTTATATCCCTGCACCGGCGCGGGCTGCCGCTGGGCCACGGTTGTGGGGGCGCAGGCGAGAACGGCCATCGTCATCAGCAGTGAACCAGCCCTCATGATGCCACTATAAGCCGAGCCGCGACGGGCGAGGTTGGTCTTCGCCTTTCGTAATGCAATCGTGTTGGAGGTGTCACAGCGCCTGCTTACGCTGCTTTCGCGTAAGCTGACCAAATGAGACACCTCCGAATCACGATCGCGCTCTTCGTCGCAGGGCTGACGGCGGCTGTCTTCGCCCAGTCGCCGCCAGCCATCGTCCTCGTGACCCTCGACGGGGCGCGGATCGAAGAGGTGTTTGGCGGCATCGACGTGGAGATTGTGAAGGCCGGCCTCAAGCCGAATCAGCGCGTCGAGGACCAGCCGCTCTACCAGCGCTTCTGGGCGGCGACGCCGGAGGAACGGCGGGCGAAGCTGATGCCGTTCTTCTGGGGCACGCTGATGCGCGAGCACGGCTCGATTGCCGGCAACCCGGCTAAGCAGAGCCGCGTGCACCTGGTCAACGGTCATCGCTTTTCGTACCCGGGTTACTCGGAGATGCTGACCGGCCGGGCGCACGATGACGTGATCAAGAGCAACGACCCGATTCAGAATCCGTATCCAACCGTGCTCGAGTACCTGCAGAAGACCGCGGGGCTCACCTCGAACCAGGTCGCGGCGTTTGCGTCGTGGGACGTCTTCAGCGCGATTGTCGAACAGACCAAGGGCGCGATCACGGTCAACGCCGGCTTCGAGCAGTTCGACTCGCCGGACGAAGAGGTGCGGCGCCTGAGCCAGCTACAGTTCGAGACGCCGACGCCGTGGGACACCGTGCGGCACGACGCGTACACGTTCCGGTTTGCCATGGACCACCTGTCACGGCACAAGCCGAGAGTGCTGTACCTGGCCCTTGGTGAGACCGACGACTGGGCGCACAACGGCCGCTACGACCGCGTGCTCGAAACCTATACCCGGACTGACGACTACCTGAAGCAGTTGTGGACCTGGTTGCAGTCGCAGCCGGAGTATCGCGGCCGCACCCACATGCTGATCACCACCGACCACGGCCGTGGCCAGACGCCCAAGGATTGGAAGGACCACGGCAAGGATGTCGTCGGCGCCAGTGAAACGTGGATGGCGTTCGCATCGCCGTCAATGTCGCGCCGGGGTGAGTGGACCCGTCACGCCCCGCTGACAATCGCACAGGTGGCCGCAACGCTGATCAAGTGGGCGGGTGGCGACTGGAAAACGTTCGATCCAGCCGCCGCCCCGCCAGTGCAGTAATTACCAATCAGCCGAGTGGGCGCGGCCTAGAAATCCATCTGCAGGGTGAACTGAACCGCGCGGGGCTGTGAGACCGACGTGACCCGGCCGAAGTTGCCGGACGTAATGCTCTCGGTCGGCAGGTTCCTCAAGGGAAAATTGAAGACGTTGAAGGCCTCGGCGGACACTTTGATGCGACGGCTGCCCCCCAGGGTGGGGGCCCACTGCAGGGTCACGTCGGCGTTAAAGAATTTGGGATTGTTCTCGAACGCCGGTATCGCGGAGAGCCCGAATAGCGCACGTAGCCGGTTGGCCTCCTCGGTCGACACCTCGCGGACGCTGTTACGAGAATAGTTGAAACCCGGACACGCCACGTTGCGGCAAATGCCCTCGTTGACCCAGTCGGTGGTGAGGCCGTCGCCATTGACGTCGCGGCCAACCGTGATGTTCAACGGCGCCTCCGTCCGATACTCGACGATGGTCGCCAGCGTCAGGTTCATCGGCAGCAGGTAGACCATGTTGCCGGT
This portion of the Acidobacteriota bacterium genome encodes:
- a CDS encoding glutaminyl-peptide cyclotransferase, whose product is MRAGSLLMTMAVLACAPTTVAQRQPAPVQGYKLVATYPHDPTAFTQGLVFADGQLYESTGLNGESSVRRVEIASGKVLQQIKIPDEYFAEGLALVGDELLQLTWQHQRGFVYDRKTFAQKRTFAYKGEGWGLAYDAAGGLVMSNGSDTLTFLDPKTQAPVRTLRVRDAGRPVSQLNELEWIEGEIWANVWMTDRIARISPVTGDVKAWVDLATLWPLNQRQPPADVLNGIAYDKTTRRIFVTGKKWPLLYQIAVP
- a CDS encoding phosphoglyceromutase, giving the protein MRHLRITIALFVAGLTAAVFAQSPPAIVLVTLDGARIEEVFGGIDVEIVKAGLKPNQRVEDQPLYQRFWAATPEERRAKLMPFFWGTLMREHGSIAGNPAKQSRVHLVNGHRFSYPGYSEMLTGRAHDDVIKSNDPIQNPYPTVLEYLQKTAGLTSNQVAAFASWDVFSAIVEQTKGAITVNAGFEQFDSPDEEVRRLSQLQFETPTPWDTVRHDAYTFRFAMDHLSRHKPRVLYLALGETDDWAHNGRYDRVLETYTRTDDYLKQLWTWLQSQPEYRGRTHMLITTDHGRGQTPKDWKDHGKDVVGASETWMAFASPSMSRRGEWTRHAPLTIAQVAATLIKWAGGDWKTFDPAAAPPVQ